Genomic window (Chelmon rostratus isolate fCheRos1 chromosome 15, fCheRos1.pri, whole genome shotgun sequence):
CTGGGGCTGCAGAACGCCTGCGATGAAGCCATCTACCAGgtcacacacacgttcacagGACGCAGATGCGACAGCAAAcactctccttttcctttttttaaaaggaaTGTAAGCAGTAGACTCTAATGTTCCCTTCTGTTGTAGCTGGGCCTGGacatggaggagctggaggagatggaggaggatgcAGGTCTGGGGAATGGAGGTCTGGGAAGACTGGCAGGTAAAAAGCCTGACAGCCTTGACAGCCTGCTTATAAATGAAATATCACTCATTTTTGCATGCAAACATATAATTTCAATATAATTTCAAGACTATGATGGCAGTTGTCCATCATCTGTGTGCCTATTGGCCATTTGAAGGAACTTGAAGCCACAGAAATGTTGCAACAGAATGAGTGAATGATCAAATGAACTCCACGCTTCCCCCGCTGACACCATGAACTCTATAgtttgcacttttatttaatGTCTAATTCTAACGCTCTTTTTCCTGCACACAGCATGTTTCTTGGATTCGATGGCTACCTTGGGTCTGGCGGCATACGGTTATGGCATCCGATATGAATATGGAATCTTTAACCAGAAGATAAGAGACGGCTGGCAGGTAACTGCAGCTAAAGACATATTTCCAACTAATTTGAGTTCATCAAACATGATCGGCTGCTAATCTTTAACTTAGAAAATACAGTCCTACAAGCTTAATGTCGGCTAAAATGATGAGATATCTCCCTGCAAATACACCAGTTTCACACGCTGGAGTTCAGGgatcttatctcttatcttttactttgaaattCAGGATTCTGTTTTCAGGCAGTCAGCGTGAGTTAAAGTGGAGCAGGGCCAAAGTAGAAATGAATTAGGTCAGAATACATCACAGGCTAATCATTAACAGCTTGTGGTCTGCACGCCTTTAGTGGCACTTTAATGGTGCAAGCTCTGGGCAAAAGCTGGCGTCGGTTGGTTTTggatggaaaaaacaaataaacattgCGTATCTTGTGATAAGAGATGCCCAAACTAAAGGCTTTTGCCCTCTTGGATCCTCCTGGTTATTTGCTGTTCGAACCCTCAGTGTAAACATGTACTTCTGAACACTGGACTGAGTCTAAGCTCAGTGTTTTATCACTGGGGTGGATGAACAGTCCAGTCCCTGCTGCTATTGGACAGTAAATCTAATGAAAGTTGGTGCTTTATTCAGCACTTCACacaaaatctaatctaatcatgGACCTGATTGGGCTTGCCAAGTAACTTGATTAAACACATAAGAGAAGTGCTTCATTTTCTACTGTAtaaagaggtcagaggtcacttaAGGTATAGTTTTAGTGTCAATGACTCTTCTTCCTCTATGAACCCCTGCTATATGTAGTATCACATTAACGCTGTTTAAGCCTTGCCCTGGACTGACCTGTTGTAGGTGGAGGAGGCAGACGATTGGCTGAGGCATGGAAACCCGTGGGAGAAAGCACGTCCTGAGTACATGCTGCCGGTTCATTTCTATGGACGAGTAGAGGAGACGAGAGACGGCTCCAAATGGGTCGACACTCAGGTACTGATGAGTGCAGGTTACAATGActgcaaagacacagaaaattaatgcaaagtgacaaacaaatacaaagtgATGCAACACATctacaaagagacagaaaatgagtaCTAACAGATGCCAAAGGACTATAAAGTGATGAAGAAATGGTTACTAAGGCACACAAAGCTATCTGACCATGGTTTTAAGGTATTTGGAGTTAAAACTTTGACATTTCCATCGATGCAGGTGGTTTTGGCGATGCCCTACGACACACCCATCCCTGGCTACATGAACAACACTGTAAACACCATGAGGCTGTGGTCCGCCCGGGCGCCCAACGACTTCAACTTGAGAGACTGTGAGGGCAATTCTGACCATTTCTAATGTGAAACCCGCTTGTGCAAAACGACCTCTGCATTTCCTGCAAGTTTTCAACAGAACAACTTTGCAAGAAAGAAGGGAACTGCTGCAACGCTGGCACCTTGCTAAAAGACATCTGTGTTGCTCAAATGCTGCAACTTCTTCTCCTGCAGAGTTTAATTACACTCTTTTATATATAACATGTATATGATAAAGTCTCAGTTTAACTAAAATGCACTTCACCTCTCTGTAGTTAATGTTGGAGATTACATCCAGGCTGTTCTGGACAGAAATCTGGCGGAGAACATCTCCCGTGTTCTCTACCCCAATGACAATGTAAGTTGAATATTTTGACATTAAGCACATCGATAAAACAAATATAGGATCATCTTTTTCCGCAGGAAATGCatcatttcttattttctaatttcttaGTGTATTGATAGTGTGCTCTGTCCGGTGTTAACTGTTTCTGTGCTCTCTGCACGCTGCAGTTCTTTGAAGGAAAAGAACTTCGTCTGAAGCAGGAGTACTTCGTTGTGGCGGCCACACTCCAAGACATCATCCGCCGCTTCAAGACCACTAAGAAGGGCACCCCCGGCCGAACCTCCTTCGAGAGCTTCCCAGACAAAGTGAGTTAAAGTATCAGTCATTTATTGATGAATGCCAAGGGCAAAGGAGCCGAGAAGCTCGAGAAGTGagtgtctgaaaatgaaatgttgtttgttttcacttcttttcttAACCTCAGTTATCGGCCCGAGGCAATCGGGTGGCAACTGCAACAATATCAAGAAGGCTTTTTACTTTTCTTACATAAATTTGTGGCACGAGCTTGTCTTCCTCTGATTTCAAGGCTATAACTTATTCAAACAAACTGAGTTTTCAAACCAGAAAAGAGTGTGAGGTATTttcctgaaaacaaaatatgtcacagaaacagaacacgTTTTGTTTCACAACAAGTTGGAAACTCTGCAGGTATAATATTGTGCAAAGGTGTGCACCTTCAGTCATTGTTTCACAGCTGCTTATCTAATCCTGCATCTAATGATTCTGAAAGTAGGCTATAAGTTAAGTTAACAGCTTACATCAGAACAGTAAAATCTCAGGACCTGCACCTCAAACAACAGACTCTACTGTTTATTAGCAGTTGGTCAGTTAGTTAGCAGGAGGGAATCAATGTGGCCACAGTGTCACTACAGagtgttgtgttttccaggtcGCCATCCAGCTGAATGACACTCACCCGGCCATGGCCATCCCCGAGCTGATGAGAATCTTTGTGGACATTGAGAAACTCGACTGGGACACAGTGAGTCAGATTTAGTAGATTTTAATTCAACCGTCTTGCTAATTGAGAGCGACTTATCATAAAAGCAACAGGCTTAAAAATTGAACAAGCCCATCCCAGGTCCAATCATgagttcacaaagtggtgaacctcgctccatcctcgcttatgaacgactgagtctttcAAGGATGCtcttttatacccaatcatgatactatcacctgttaccaatcaacctgtttacctgtggaatgttccaaacaggtgtttttggagcgttccacatctttcccagaattttgttgcccctgtcccaacttgtttgaaacgtgtcgctgcatcaaattcagaataagcagatatttacaaaaatcaatgaagtcgatgaggtaaaacattaaatatattgttttatatgttttattcatgttttacatcGTGGTCGTACAAGCAAGTAATACAAAGGAGGTTGAAAACACAGAACTTGACAAAGGAAACTGAAATGTCTGTGTTGCATTACGTTCACGTGCAACAGGGAAAGTTGTCGATCGTGCAGGTTAAGACATAAATCCAGGGTGGCAGAGGAAGTTTGAAGAGACGATATCAACAAAGAGGGACAAATTTAAATTTGCATTGTTCATAAGTCATTGACTATAAAGCTCAGTTGGAGGAATAATAAACTCCCCCTCTCTACAGGCCTGGGACCTCACTAGGCGCACTTTTGCCTACACCAACCACACAGTCCTCCCTGAGGCTCTGGAGCGTTGgcctgtggagctgctggagaccCTCCTGCCCAGACACCTGCAGATCATCTACCAGATCAACCAGGTCCACCTCGATGTGCGTACCGTGGCTCAGACACCGCAAAAAGAGACAAAGTTCATGCTTTTTATTGACTGAACACGTCTGTGACACATGAATCTGGTATCCTGAAGGTGTACCTCTGTCTCATTTGTCACTACAGAGGATTGCAGCTCTCTTTCCAAAAGACATGGACAAGCTGCGGAAAATGTCTCTGATTGAAGAAGACGGATGCAAGAGGGTGAACATGGCGCACCTGTGCATCGTGGGATCTCACGCCGTTAATGGGGTTGCTGAAATACACTCCAACATCATCAAGACTCAAGTGTGAGCCctctgctgatgacacacagctgcaaaacatgaatctgtgcacaaaaaaatggaaacacagtaaagtaaaacaaaacactaagACCAAGCTGCAGCATGAAAAGGTTTTCACATGCATTTTtatataaaacagcaacaaatgagcagaaagaaacaaagcacCATAGCTCAGATAGCACCACTGAAACAGCTGTTGCTAAACACCTCATGAGTACAGTATGGCCTCACAGAAAACCACAGGATTGAATCATcccctctgtcacacactgaaCAATAACTGAATGATGAGAGCTTGACAGGCTCGACTGCTGTTGAGAAACCAGGACGCAAAGACACAGAACCTGGAACAAAGCAGAAAACTCTGATTCCTGAGCAGTGAGAGATGAATGTGGCCAGATGAGTCAACCCTGTCTGTCATTATGTTGAAGTGTTTTTACACGTTATAGTGCATTCACTACATAATGCAAAATCTTACTAATGTGAGCATCATGGTGGCTCTaaaagaaaagtcaggagatGACCAAAGTCTgtaagattcatcctctgggaagcATGAATGTCCTTTGCAAGTGTCACTGCAATCCATCCGATCAATCTGAACCAAAGGACTGACAGAGCCAGCGTAGCTTAAAATCTGAAACTGTAGCATAGACTCAAAAACAGTGAGCAGAAGTCTAAACACTTCTACTACACTAAGTTTACgtgtttccattgttttgtcCCTTCTCCTCAACAGATTCCGTGATTTCAGTGAACTGGAACCGAAGAAGTTTCAGAACAAAACCAACGGCATCACTCCCAGAcgctggctgctgctctgcaacCCCGGACTGGCTGAGCTTATAGCTGAGGTCTGTTTGAGCTGCCtgagcaataaaaaaatgatcaaGCGCCGAGAGACGTTGTTAAGACTCCCGAATCCCCAACAATATACTCTCCAGCTGTCGTGTGATCCAGTCCAAAGCATAGCTCCCTCTCTCCGGAGTCCCTTACAGCCTGCGTTTCAGTCAGCTTCTCAAATCCATACATGAGGTGGAGAGTAGTAAAtactgtcagtttgtgttgcaCACATTTTATTGTGATGTTTAAAATCTCTTTAAGGTGATCGGGGAGGACTATGTGAAGGACCTCAGCCAGCTACAGAAGCTCAACGACTTTGTTGACGATGCTGCCTTCATCCGTGACGTCTCCAAAGTCAAACAGGTAGAGTGCAAGTAACAAggtttactcaagtactgcactgaagTACCATTTTGTGgtactttaaataaataaatgaaaaaatcaaCCTCCTAAATTAACACAAATACAGAGATTAAAGATTGAAGCAGACATTTCCCCTGTAAACTTTACTGATAGGTTCATTTAAATAACTATTCGATATccaatattttacaaaaactgcaaagattagagaaaaatccaaaaatgagtaaaaacgTGTGTCACtgaaatttcttttttcttccttcctgccccattaatcatctcacaaccCCTCAGActgtgaccctttggagggtCTCGGCCACCCGGTTGAGAAGCACTGGACTAAACTGCCAGAATATAAATAAAGTAGTTCTACCTCAAAATGCTGCTTATACAAATGTATCACAAACTAATAATGTCATATAGAATAATATATCAGTCACtggggccatttttctgcagaaaaagtGCTTTTAGTGTCGACTCTTTAAGTGacttttacattgttttattggcacttttacttaagcaaaggATCAGAGTATTTCTTTCACCACTTTTTCAGCAAGAACACAGAAGTATAAAACAATTCAATAATATCCAAATGGTTTTTCCCTGTCTCCGTATACTCAGGCAGCTGTTATGGCTTCAGGAAGGCTGAATAAAGATGGCATATCAAAAGATTTTGAAGCTCTATATGACACGAAAGGAGTTTAACTGTATTGCTAAGTCTTTCATAGCATattgtttcctctttttgttgCACTAATGATTGCATGAGGTTGCCTTACATGCACAGTGGAGGTTTTGTTCTAAATGTCCTGTTGCACCATGAATCCATGCATTTCAACATGAACAGCAACAACCTAGACTTCTGTTCATAGTAAAAACCGTCTcttagttttttattatttctgctgCTCGTTTCAGGCAAAATTATCCTACCCTGATTTTACGGTGCATTGCAACATTGTGTTTTGCAAAGTGAGGAGCTGCATGTCAGGACAGGCCGCACTTGTCTTTACTTCACCGGAGTGAATGACTCCTTTGTAACCAAGTCATGCATCTCTGATTGTCTCACAGGACAACAAGGTGAAATTTGCCCAGTACCTGGAGAAAGAGTACCGGGTGAAGATAAACCCATCCTCCATGTTTGACGTCCATGTGAAGAGAATCCACGAGTACAAGCGACAGCTGCTCAACTGCCTGCACATCATCACCATGTACAACCGTATGTGAAATCAGTCATTAACAAGTGCCAGAGGGATTCACGAGCCATTGCATGGCTCTGTGATCGCTGTTACATGACACAATCTGACATGTCCTGATGTGGAAGAGCCTTCTGAgcaagttaaaacaaacaccaagaATGAGCTGTATCTGCCGTTTAAATCAAGTGTGGGAATTTTCCAAGCAATCATCAGACCACGATGAGCAGGAAATCAGTTTCATAAGTCATTCTGTTTTGTGCAACATGTAATGTACTTTGATGCTCAGGTCCTCTGCAACAAAAACGTCCCAAAATGTCCCAGCAAATAtgtcatatatatttttaaagtacAAATGCAGTCAATGCAGAGACGTGAGAAATCTGTAATTTGTTcgtatttgtgtatttgtactgttttcaccAAAACTGCATCACTTTTAACgagtttgtgtcattttctaaTACCAAGGCATCAGAAAGAACCCCACTGCACCTTTCGTACCACGAACAGTGATCATCGGAGGAAAGGTACCAGCTCAGCCAAAGCAGAcatgacaaacagcacagatgaaGCCCACTGAACGGGCTGAGAGCTGTGCAGTGTTCCTGTTTTACAATAAGTCATCCACTGTCGCCCTCTGCAGGCTGCTCCTGGGTATCACTTGGCAAAGATGATTATCAAGCTGATCACTGCAGTGGCTGATGTGGTCAATAACGACCCTGTGGTGGGAAACAAGCTGAAGGTCATCTTCCTGGAGAACTACAGGGTCTCCCTAGCAGAGAAAGGTACTGTCCAGGCACCTTTATTCAACATCTGCACAAGTTTCTGACCCTTTAACGAGTGTCCATGACAGGACAACACGGTGCATGTGCAGAATTCTCATTGGAAGGGCTTCTTTCAAAACCTCCTCGAGCAAAAAGGATAGTTCACCAGAAATTTGAAGTCAGATTATGTGCTCTTTCTCAGTGATACCTGCCACAGATCTGTCAGAGCAGATCTCCACTGCTGGCACTGAGGCGTCAGGAACAGGTAACATGAAGTTCATGCTGAACGGAGCTCTGACCATCGGCACGATGGACGGCGCCAACGTGGAGATGGCCGAGGAGGCCGGAGAGGAGAACCTGTTCATCTTCGGCATGAGGGTGGAGGACGTGGCTGAAATGGACAAAAATGGGTAAAGGAGTCTGCTTTAATGCTTacgtttctgtttttaaagctcTTTTTATCTTGTTAAAACTGTAGAACTGGTTTTAGATATGATGCCATGTCGTACTACAAGAAGATTCCAGAGCTGAAACAAGTGATGGACCAGATCACCAGTGGATTTTTCAGCCCCAGAAATCCAGATATGTTCAAAGACCTCACTAACATGCTCTTCAAATACGACcggtgagaaacacacagatacattcCTCACTTTGTACCCAGTTCAAGTTACTTTAAGTTAATTAATTCCACCTCCAGATCTGTTTTATATGGGCAGCAAAGATCACAGCTGATATCGTCATGACAACAGAAATCTGCAGTTTTTCTTCTAATAATTGATGTCAAACTTCTGTACACTTGTTTTGGCTTATTTGTTGAGTTCAACTTGTCACACTCGGTCTATTTATCCTCCCTTGTCTCTCCTCAGTTTCAAAGTGTTTGCAGACTTTGAAGACTACGTGAAATGCCAAGAGAAAGTCAGCAATCTCTACCAGGTAACATTCGCTTCAAACACACATAGGCACCTGTAACCACAAAATCTTTTATCGGTACCGTGAAGCTGGCTCACCTTTAATCGCCATGGCAACCTCACTTAACTTTAGAGGATCAGATCAAATCCTGCCAGCAGCCCAACtactgaccaatcagatcactGGAAAAACTGACTCATCGTTCACAATGAGGTAACAAGTGACAAGGAGCAGGATTTGTGTCAGTCAGGCTTGACTCTCCATGTGTCACTGTGGGTTTAAAACAGAGCTtctcacaaacactgacactgaataCAAAATAATGATTATAGATGTGTTTTAGTTGCCAAAATGTCTTTCATTCCTGACACGTTTTATAACTTTTTATGGGTCCTTTGAAATATATAAGTATTGCAGAAATAGTATATTCATTATTAATACATTAAGTAGAACCTTTTAAAAGTATATATCAAACATACTTCAAATTAAGTATGTATACTTACATTATGTTTCTAGTACACTAAAGAATATTACTTTTCAACCTTCATTCATCGCCCTGGGTGAACTGGAGTGTGCCAGAAACTTTAAACAACCACAAGAGGGCGTACAGCTTTGTTGTCTCCTGTTCTTGTTGACCCTTGAGCCGACCCTTCAGAAAAGCAGTTGTCACCAGGACCTTTAAAGAAGgcagtaaaagaaaagaattatCACAGACAACAAACCTATTGAGACAGAACACAAGATCAAAATCtacttaaaaaatgttttatttttctctaaaAGAATCCAAAGGAGTGGACGAAGATGGTGATCAAGAACATCGCTGCCACAGGAAAGTTCTCCAGCGACAGAACCATCACAGAGTACGCCACTGAGGTGTGGGGCGTCGAGCCGACCGACCTGAAGATCCCGCCCCCGAATGAGCCGAGAGAGGCCATCGAAGAAACGGCCAGAGCTCTGAAGAAAATCTGAGGCACCAAGAGCTGCCTCTGTGTTTACAAATCACTTACTGCTCCTTTCCCGTCCTGCTTTTAGCCATCAAATTACACAGTAATGAACTTTTTCAAGAACTTTGGGTGTTTCAGAAATCACGTCtgcacatgttttcatttcctgaacACTTTTTATTGTCCAAGCACTTGCATTAGAAATGGTCTGTTACAGTCCTTTAGCACCGGCACATACAGTAAACCGAGGGTGAGCGTGGAGAGCTCGGAGGTCAAACTTGCTAATAATTTGTTCATATTTGACATTCCTGGAGTTCAGGATCTGGTGGGGGTTTCTGCATGTCAGGAATTCAGTAGGATGGCAGCAACAGAGCAGCTGACTACACTCAATTTTTAATGACATTCCTGCAACTTTCAGCTGTATGTACTGAGTGACAAAGCCTGTCTGTACTCCAGGCAGATTTACATGGGTCTGCATCAACATAACTAGTCAAACCTACTTCATTAGACATCTTCAGTATTTTGTCCCtgtgttgaaataaaaactTTGTGTAACATAACTTGCGTGTTtagtgcttttatttcagtttttacaaacattttgtgacaaaaataaaactgtatgATGGaatcttttgcctttttttttcacaaaatctACAAATCAACACTAAAAGATGAGACACCCACTCGGTAGAAGGAGGGATGTCCGGTCTAATGTCTCAGGTTTTGTAGAAATTTCCTGTAACCAAGACACAGGGAATATTACATTAGTTAAGTTTACAGAGGGattcacatgaaaaacacatttacttaATGAAAGACACTTTACAGTAATTGTTAGACAAGCATCATCAGCCAGTGTGTTCAGAGTAATTCACTGTATGAAATGATTATCCTTGTACCAGGACAAGctgattttcttgtttttgcacattaacCAGAACATGCACTGTAAAATTCATATCAGTTTTGACTAAACTTACCCAACCACAGTCGACAGATTGGGATCTAAGTAGATGCTGCTGTGGGACATTCCAAGATTTGCACCGTAGGAGATCATTTCAACCTGTGCATCTGTGTTATATTGTTTTTTAGTCTGGAGCGATATCTCGTACAGCtggagagaaaatatgaaaagcatttcagagaggaggcagcaaCATCCACGAGGAAATGATCCAAGCAGTCAGAGGAAGAATATATGAGAGCTACTGCACCTTCAGGCCCATGTGATGTGGAACCACATTGTCGCTCTCTGAATGCAGAATGAGGAGCGGACTGGTCAGCACCTTTAAACTGTGCAGATTTTGGGATAAAAGATATATTCAGAGTCAGATGTGGTTTTCATGAGctgaataaaatatattttatcaCATCTATCACATACTGCTTTCCACAAAGGGAGTTCAGTTATTAAAAGATGGCAAATCCTGCAAAATTCATATACCAATGAGTAGAGTAAGAACAATGTATGAGCACTTCTTCGAAGGATGTATTGATTTCTAGAGGTGATGCTGTGGATTGCAACCAGCTcaatacccctcacctcaccttcCCCTTCCAAGTGTGGAGGAGAAGCTAAGGTGgctgctaaaaacatgaaaaaacatgaaaggcgctctctagagccagtgtttggtttgtccttttttgGGCTTCTGTAGAAAAATGGTACACATTTCTGGAAAAGGACCGACTCCTcctgtagatataaagagctaaTTTTAAGGTAATGAAAACTGGACGATCATCATTTTCAGGTAATTAagcaccaataaaaacacacttatgtatattattttccatttctgccaacagatccccTACATTCTACACACTGGGCATTTAAAAGCATACTTACTTTTTATCATTAGCAAATACAATGTTGTTCATTTCCAATATGTCCCAAAGCAAGCTCTCAAATCCTGGAAGGAACGTGTATATCTGGAAGAACACAGGGTACAAGTTTTGTAGGAATATTTTGCAGTATCCTGTGTACTGTAATAACATATACATACTTGCAGAATAGAAATGGCTTGCTTT
Coding sequences:
- the pygl gene encoding glycogen phosphorylase, liver form, coding for MAKPLTDQEKRKQISIRGIVGVENVAELKKGFNRHLHFTLVKDRNIATPRDYYFALAHTVRDHLVGRWIRTQQFYYEADPKRVYYLSLEFYMGRTLQNTMINLGLQNACDEAIYQLGLDMEELEEMEEDAGLGNGGLGRLAACFLDSMATLGLAAYGYGIRYEYGIFNQKIRDGWQVEEADDWLRHGNPWEKARPEYMLPVHFYGRVEETRDGSKWVDTQVVLAMPYDTPIPGYMNNTVNTMRLWSARAPNDFNLRDFNVGDYIQAVLDRNLAENISRVLYPNDNFFEGKELRLKQEYFVVAATLQDIIRRFKTTKKGTPGRTSFESFPDKVAIQLNDTHPAMAIPELMRIFVDIEKLDWDTAWDLTRRTFAYTNHTVLPEALERWPVELLETLLPRHLQIIYQINQVHLDRIAALFPKDMDKLRKMSLIEEDGCKRVNMAHLCIVGSHAVNGVAEIHSNIIKTQVFRDFSELEPKKFQNKTNGITPRRWLLLCNPGLAELIAEVIGEDYVKDLSQLQKLNDFVDDAAFIRDVSKVKQDNKVKFAQYLEKEYRVKINPSSMFDVHVKRIHEYKRQLLNCLHIITMYNRIRKNPTAPFVPRTVIIGGKAAPGYHLAKMIIKLITAVADVVNNDPVVGNKLKVIFLENYRVSLAEKVIPATDLSEQISTAGTEASGTGNMKFMLNGALTIGTMDGANVEMAEEAGEENLFIFGMRVEDVAEMDKNGYDAMSYYKKIPELKQVMDQITSGFFSPRNPDMFKDLTNMLFKYDRFKVFADFEDYVKCQEKVSNLYQNPKEWTKMVIKNIAATGKFSSDRTITEYATEVWGVEPTDLKIPPPNEPREAIEETARALKKI